In Drosophila yakuba strain Tai18E2 chromosome 2R, Prin_Dyak_Tai18E2_2.1, whole genome shotgun sequence, a single genomic region encodes these proteins:
- the LOC6532141 gene encoding protein CDV3 homolog isoform X2, with the protein MAELDDFFAKKDKKKSKNKTKFVTADEMVKNLEDGTKREMVKPKKPEAAAGGVAVVGENENSGTKVPESAPPVEEEWKEFEEEQRKDYSGLKIGQLSTISSDRSRTAQESAESRAARVPTAQDGGNYDEDDEDSNGYDNADVNKERVGHGPWKKVVPAEEVMQIPVPVEVEKPSSKTYVSPALRYSQAGSGLGGGTVGGALRPRRAAPDITNTEFFPTLSAARPEEQRKKKNEPAFEEVRHGSRFQRVQESTAAPVAASNRFQSLDDEAS; encoded by the exons ATGGCCGAACTGGACGATTTCTTCGCGAAAAAGGACAAGAAGAAGTCCAAAAACAAGACTAAGTTCGTGACCGCCGACGAGATGGTGAAGAACCTGGAGGACGGCACCAAGCGCGAGATGGTCAAGCCTAAGAAACCAGAGGCAGCCGCTGGCGGCGTGGCAGTAGTAGGCGAAAACGAGAATAGCGGCACCAAGGTGCCAGAGTCCGCCCCG CCCGTCGAGGAGGAATGGAAGGAgttcgaggaggagcagcgcaAGGACTACAGCGGTCTAAAGATCGGCCAGCTGAGCACCAT CTCTTCGGACCGTTCCAGAACTGCCCAGGAAAGTGCCGAGTCGCGAGCGGCTCGCGTGCCCACTGCCCAGGACGGCGGCAACTACGACGAGGACGATGAGGACAGCAATGGGTATGACAACGCGGACGTAAACAAGGAGCGCGTCGGTCACGGACCCTGGAAGAAAGTGGTCCCAGCCGAGGAGGTAATGCAGATCCCGGTGCCCGTCGAGGTGGAAAAGCCCTCGTCCAAGACCTACGTTTCACCCGCGCTACGATACAGC CAGGCCGGAAGCGGACTGGGTGGCGGCACTGTTGGGGGGGCATTGCGTCCACGACGCGCCGCCCCCGACATCACCAATACCGAGTTTTTCCCAACACTCAGTGCAGCGCGTCCGGAGGAACAGCGCAAGAAGAAAAACGAACCCGCCTTTGAAGAAGTCCGGCACGGAAGCCGTTTCCAGCGCGTTCAGGAGTCCACGGCTGCCCCGGTGGCGGCCTCCAACCGATTCCAGTCGCTCGACGACGAAGCAAGCTAG
- the LOC6532143 gene encoding troponin C-akin-1 protein isoform X1: MGQAKKVSSALSKLFVYGALKYGQPSNSILASSGNGFAKFWCKATTTQKLPLVIATRYNIPFLLNKPGVGYYVTGEIYEVDDRMLNSLDNLEDCEEIYTREKHDMNIGVGEGTVPCWVYLLQKYPENLLSLRYLSSYENSTTHPYIMRHRRTHKHPAQDDLTYEAQN, translated from the exons ATGGGCCAGGCAAAG AAAGTCTCCTCCGCCCTGAGCAAGCTGTTCGTGTACGGCGCCCTCAAGTACGGACAGCCCAGCAACTCAATCCTGGCCAGCTCCGGCAACGGATTCGCCAAGTTCTGGTGCAaggccaccaccacccagaAGCTGCCGCTCGTGATCGCCACCCGCTACAACATTCCCTTCCTGCTTAACAAGCCCGGCGTGGGCTATTACGTAACCGGGGAGATCTACGAGGTGGACGACCGAATGCTCAATTCCCTGGACAACCTGGAGGATTGCGAGGAAATCTACACTCGCGAGAAGCACGACATGAACATTGGTGTGGGAGAGGG AACCGTTCCCTGCTGGGTGTACCTGCTGCAGAAGTACCCGGAGAACCTGCTCAGTCTGCGCTACTTGTCCAGCTACGAGAACTCAACCACCCATCCATACATCATGCGCCATCGCCGCACCCACAAGCATCCGGCCCAGGACGACCTCACCTACGAGGCCCAGAACTAA
- the LOC6532141 gene encoding protein CDV3 homolog isoform X1, with protein MAELDDFFAKKDKKKSKNKTKFVTADEMVKNLEDGTKREMVKPKKPEAAAGGVAVVGENENSGTKVPESAPPVEEEWKEFEEEQRKDYSGLKIGQLSTISSDRSRTAQESAESRAARVPTAQDGGNYDEDDEDSNGYDNADVNKERVGHGPWKKVVPAEEVMQIPVPVEVEKPSSKTYVSPALRYSQQAGSGLGGGTVGGALRPRRAAPDITNTEFFPTLSAARPEEQRKKKNEPAFEEVRHGSRFQRVQESTAAPVAASNRFQSLDDEAS; from the exons ATGGCCGAACTGGACGATTTCTTCGCGAAAAAGGACAAGAAGAAGTCCAAAAACAAGACTAAGTTCGTGACCGCCGACGAGATGGTGAAGAACCTGGAGGACGGCACCAAGCGCGAGATGGTCAAGCCTAAGAAACCAGAGGCAGCCGCTGGCGGCGTGGCAGTAGTAGGCGAAAACGAGAATAGCGGCACCAAGGTGCCAGAGTCCGCCCCG CCCGTCGAGGAGGAATGGAAGGAgttcgaggaggagcagcgcaAGGACTACAGCGGTCTAAAGATCGGCCAGCTGAGCACCAT CTCTTCGGACCGTTCCAGAACTGCCCAGGAAAGTGCCGAGTCGCGAGCGGCTCGCGTGCCCACTGCCCAGGACGGCGGCAACTACGACGAGGACGATGAGGACAGCAATGGGTATGACAACGCGGACGTAAACAAGGAGCGCGTCGGTCACGGACCCTGGAAGAAAGTGGTCCCAGCCGAGGAGGTAATGCAGATCCCGGTGCCCGTCGAGGTGGAAAAGCCCTCGTCCAAGACCTACGTTTCACCCGCGCTACGATACAGC CAGCAGGCCGGAAGCGGACTGGGTGGCGGCACTGTTGGGGGGGCATTGCGTCCACGACGCGCCGCCCCCGACATCACCAATACCGAGTTTTTCCCAACACTCAGTGCAGCGCGTCCGGAGGAACAGCGCAAGAAGAAAAACGAACCCGCCTTTGAAGAAGTCCGGCACGGAAGCCGTTTCCAGCGCGTTCAGGAGTCCACGGCTGCCCCGGTGGCGGCCTCCAACCGATTCCAGTCGCTCGACGACGAAGCAAGCTAG
- the LOC6532141 gene encoding protein CDV3 homolog isoform X3, with protein MAELDDFFAKKDKKKSKNKTKFVTADEMVKNLEDGTKREMVKPKKPEAAAGGVAVVGENENSGTKVPESAPPVEEEWKEFEEEQRKDYSGLKIGQLSTITAQESAESRAARVPTAQDGGNYDEDDEDSNGYDNADVNKERVGHGPWKKVVPAEEVMQIPVPVEVEKPSSKTYVSPALRYSQQAGSGLGGGTVGGALRPRRAAPDITNTEFFPTLSAARPEEQRKKKNEPAFEEVRHGSRFQRVQESTAAPVAASNRFQSLDDEAS; from the exons ATGGCCGAACTGGACGATTTCTTCGCGAAAAAGGACAAGAAGAAGTCCAAAAACAAGACTAAGTTCGTGACCGCCGACGAGATGGTGAAGAACCTGGAGGACGGCACCAAGCGCGAGATGGTCAAGCCTAAGAAACCAGAGGCAGCCGCTGGCGGCGTGGCAGTAGTAGGCGAAAACGAGAATAGCGGCACCAAGGTGCCAGAGTCCGCCCCG CCCGTCGAGGAGGAATGGAAGGAgttcgaggaggagcagcgcaAGGACTACAGCGGTCTAAAGATCGGCCAGCTGAGCACCAT AACTGCCCAGGAAAGTGCCGAGTCGCGAGCGGCTCGCGTGCCCACTGCCCAGGACGGCGGCAACTACGACGAGGACGATGAGGACAGCAATGGGTATGACAACGCGGACGTAAACAAGGAGCGCGTCGGTCACGGACCCTGGAAGAAAGTGGTCCCAGCCGAGGAGGTAATGCAGATCCCGGTGCCCGTCGAGGTGGAAAAGCCCTCGTCCAAGACCTACGTTTCACCCGCGCTACGATACAGC CAGCAGGCCGGAAGCGGACTGGGTGGCGGCACTGTTGGGGGGGCATTGCGTCCACGACGCGCCGCCCCCGACATCACCAATACCGAGTTTTTCCCAACACTCAGTGCAGCGCGTCCGGAGGAACAGCGCAAGAAGAAAAACGAACCCGCCTTTGAAGAAGTCCGGCACGGAAGCCGTTTCCAGCGCGTTCAGGAGTCCACGGCTGCCCCGGTGGCGGCCTCCAACCGATTCCAGTCGCTCGACGACGAAGCAAGCTAG
- the LOC6532143 gene encoding troponin C-akin-1 protein isoform X2 codes for MLNSLDNLEDCEEIYTREKHDMNIGVGEGTVPCWVYLLQKYPENLLSLRYLSSYENSTTHPYIMRHRRTHKHPAQDDLTYEAQN; via the exons ATGCTCAATTCCCTGGACAACCTGGAGGATTGCGAGGAAATCTACACTCGCGAGAAGCACGACATGAACATTGGTGTGGGAGAGGG AACCGTTCCCTGCTGGGTGTACCTGCTGCAGAAGTACCCGGAGAACCTGCTCAGTCTGCGCTACTTGTCCAGCTACGAGAACTCAACCACCCATCCATACATCATGCGCCATCGCCGCACCCACAAGCATCCGGCCCAGGACGACCTCACCTACGAGGCCCAGAACTAA
- the LOC6532142 gene encoding putative gamma-glutamylcyclotransferase CG2811 has product MAEKLRMAARVFVYGTLKRGEPNHHWLTKKENGQARFLGRGKTETKFPLVVGTRYNIPFLLARPGEGNHIEGEVYEVDQTMLSKLDILEDYPDYYDREQQAILMEQNESIQCWLYLIRNFPEKMLAKELLISYHNTPERQYNENYLESCPEDLAMDE; this is encoded by the exons ATGGCTGAAAAGCTGAGAATGGCGGCAAGGGTTTTTGTGTATGGCACGCTGAAGCGCGGGGAGCCCAATCACCATTGGCTGACGAAAAAGGAGAACGGCCAGGCCCGCTTTCTTGGCAGGGGAAAAACGGAAACGAAGTTTCCCCTGGTTGTGGGCACCCGCTACAACATTCCTTTTCTGCTCGCCCGTCCAGGCGAGGGGAACCACATAGAAGGCGAAGTCTACGAGGTGGACCAGACCATGCTCTCCAAACTGGACATACTTGAAGACTACCCGGACTACTACGATCGCGAGCAACAAGCCATATTGATGGAGCAGAATGA AAGCATTCAGTGCTGGCTGTACCTGATTCGCAACTTTCCAGAGAAGATGCTGGCCAAGGAGCTGCTGATCTCGTACCACAACACCCCGGAGAGGCAGTACAACGAAAA CTACTTGGAGAGCTGCCCGGAAGACCTCGCCATGGATGAGTGA
- the LOC6532141 gene encoding protein CDV3 homolog isoform X4: protein MAELDDFFAKKDKKKSKNKTKFVTADEMVKNLEDGTKREMVKPKKPEAAAGGVAVVGENENSGTKVPESAPPVEEEWKEFEEEQRKDYSGLKIGQLSTITAQESAESRAARVPTAQDGGNYDEDDEDSNGYDNADVNKERVGHGPWKKVVPAEEVMQIPVPVEVEKPSSKTYVSPALRYSQAGSGLGGGTVGGALRPRRAAPDITNTEFFPTLSAARPEEQRKKKNEPAFEEVRHGSRFQRVQESTAAPVAASNRFQSLDDEAS, encoded by the exons ATGGCCGAACTGGACGATTTCTTCGCGAAAAAGGACAAGAAGAAGTCCAAAAACAAGACTAAGTTCGTGACCGCCGACGAGATGGTGAAGAACCTGGAGGACGGCACCAAGCGCGAGATGGTCAAGCCTAAGAAACCAGAGGCAGCCGCTGGCGGCGTGGCAGTAGTAGGCGAAAACGAGAATAGCGGCACCAAGGTGCCAGAGTCCGCCCCG CCCGTCGAGGAGGAATGGAAGGAgttcgaggaggagcagcgcaAGGACTACAGCGGTCTAAAGATCGGCCAGCTGAGCACCAT AACTGCCCAGGAAAGTGCCGAGTCGCGAGCGGCTCGCGTGCCCACTGCCCAGGACGGCGGCAACTACGACGAGGACGATGAGGACAGCAATGGGTATGACAACGCGGACGTAAACAAGGAGCGCGTCGGTCACGGACCCTGGAAGAAAGTGGTCCCAGCCGAGGAGGTAATGCAGATCCCGGTGCCCGTCGAGGTGGAAAAGCCCTCGTCCAAGACCTACGTTTCACCCGCGCTACGATACAGC CAGGCCGGAAGCGGACTGGGTGGCGGCACTGTTGGGGGGGCATTGCGTCCACGACGCGCCGCCCCCGACATCACCAATACCGAGTTTTTCCCAACACTCAGTGCAGCGCGTCCGGAGGAACAGCGCAAGAAGAAAAACGAACCCGCCTTTGAAGAAGTCCGGCACGGAAGCCGTTTCCAGCGCGTTCAGGAGTCCACGGCTGCCCCGGTGGCGGCCTCCAACCGATTCCAGTCGCTCGACGACGAAGCAAGCTAG